A section of the Paenibacillus aurantius genome encodes:
- a CDS encoding S-layer homology domain-containing protein: MKKNYPFKKLVIGGLATAMVAGGSASAFADGKDKGGKGHQEDNRVEWKSDDFKTVKPNIRIGNLNLIINFNDIKGGDVEWAMRYIASLASSRVFEGYEDGSFQPRKPISRIEAITAAVRLMGLRDKAESAEEMSTKLNFRDGDQVAKKYPWAVGYVAVALENDLFGEDENAIQPEKPADRLWATTLLVKALKLDAEAHAKMNTQLPFRDANKIPAGSVGYVAVAIEKGLIDGYDDNTFRPERPVTRAELAALLDRTGENLPGREQGVVAGKVSAISGNVLTINKDGKETQVTLDPATFVFRNGTRAAITDLQVGDVVKVRVYNNIAVFVEVLKASDDKQQFTVDGVFNYATWNNQGKIASVTITQSVYDNVYGNQTQVKTYNVAPELKIIGDAAKLVPNALVQLKGWENLVRSIEIK, translated from the coding sequence ATGAAAAAGAACTACCCTTTCAAGAAGCTTGTCATTGGAGGTTTGGCTACGGCTATGGTAGCCGGGGGATCGGCATCCGCTTTTGCGGACGGTAAGGACAAGGGCGGCAAGGGACACCAGGAAGACAACCGGGTGGAGTGGAAAAGCGATGATTTCAAGACGGTTAAGCCGAACATTCGGATCGGCAATCTGAATTTGATTATTAATTTTAATGATATCAAGGGCGGAGACGTGGAGTGGGCGATGAGATACATCGCGAGCCTGGCTTCCTCCCGTGTATTCGAGGGCTATGAGGACGGCTCCTTCCAGCCTCGCAAGCCTATCTCGCGGATTGAAGCGATTACGGCAGCGGTCCGTCTGATGGGGCTGCGGGACAAAGCCGAGTCGGCCGAGGAAATGAGCACGAAGCTTAACTTCCGCGATGGGGATCAAGTAGCCAAGAAATATCCTTGGGCTGTCGGGTATGTGGCCGTGGCTCTTGAGAACGACCTGTTCGGCGAAGACGAGAACGCCATTCAACCGGAGAAGCCGGCCGACCGCCTGTGGGCGACGACGCTTCTGGTGAAGGCGCTTAAGCTGGATGCGGAAGCCCATGCCAAGATGAACACGCAGCTTCCCTTCCGAGATGCGAACAAAATTCCGGCCGGCTCCGTCGGCTATGTGGCGGTCGCCATCGAGAAGGGACTGATCGACGGCTACGACGACAACACCTTCCGTCCAGAGCGTCCGGTAACCCGTGCCGAGCTGGCCGCGCTGCTTGACCGTACGGGCGAGAACCTGCCGGGCCGCGAGCAGGGAGTGGTAGCGGGCAAGGTAAGCGCCATCTCCGGCAACGTGCTGACGATTAACAAGGACGGCAAAGAGACTCAAGTGACGCTGGATCCGGCGACCTTCGTTTTCCGCAACGGAACGCGTGCTGCGATCACCGATCTTCAGGTGGGCGATGTGGTGAAGGTAAGGGTCTATAACAACATTGCGGTATTCGTGGAGGTGCTGAAGGCTTCCGACGACAAGCAGCAGTTCACGGTTGACGGTGTCTTCAACTATGCCACCTGGAACAACCAAGGCAAGATCGCTTCCGTAACGATCACCCAATCCGTTTACGATAACGTATACGGCAACCAGACCCAGGTCAAAACCTACAACGTCGCTCCCGAGCTCAAAATCATCGGCGATGCAGCAAAGCTCGTGCCTAACGCACTGGTTCAGCTGAAGGGCTGGGAGAACCTCGTCCGCTCGATCGAAATCAAGTAA
- a CDS encoding sodium:solute symporter family protein has translation MNETLFHASFVDYLIIAIYFVFVIGIGFLIKNRLRTGEDFFLSGRSIPAWITSLAFLSANLGALEVLGMAASGAQYGMLTAHYYWIGAIPAMLFLGLYMMPFYYSTRIRSVPEYLKLRFNEAARAVNAVSFALMTVLTSGISLYAMALIFQTMIGWSLTTSIILSAVVVLIYVGLGGLTSSIYNEVLQFFLIWFGLLLIPLLGLSDLGGWSGMMARLPESFGHLWANVGTASNNAMGIDWLGIVLGLGFVLSFGYWTTDFLVVQRTLAARNMRAAQNTPIIASLFKMFVPLLVIIPGLIAAGLFPEIGKAGGPSYNLALPLLLQKYYPPGLLGLGLTAMLASFMSGMAGNVTAFTTVWTYDIYQAYLNKNADDKHYIAMGRWAIVVGIIISIGTAYIAESFPSIMDYMQTLFSFFNAPLFGTFLLGMFWRRATPWGGFWGLICGVVSAFLLYYLIPEGYFGSAAAGNFWRAWWAFVITVVITVVVSFMTKRKPDEELKGLVYGLTDRPHYQGFAWYKRPGVLAGIAAVILIALNLWLW, from the coding sequence GTGAACGAGACGCTGTTTCACGCAAGCTTCGTCGATTACCTGATTATCGCGATCTACTTTGTTTTTGTCATAGGCATCGGGTTTCTGATCAAAAACCGGCTCCGGACAGGAGAAGATTTCTTCCTCTCCGGCCGCTCCATTCCCGCCTGGATCACAAGCCTAGCCTTCCTGTCCGCCAATCTCGGGGCGCTGGAAGTGCTCGGCATGGCCGCAAGCGGCGCCCAGTACGGGATGCTGACCGCTCATTATTATTGGATCGGGGCCATTCCGGCCATGCTGTTCCTCGGCTTGTACATGATGCCCTTCTACTACTCCACGAGAATCCGGTCCGTTCCCGAGTATTTGAAGCTCCGGTTTAACGAAGCGGCCCGGGCCGTCAACGCCGTTTCCTTCGCTTTGATGACGGTCCTTACGTCGGGGATCAGCCTTTACGCGATGGCCCTGATCTTCCAAACGATGATCGGCTGGTCGCTTACGACAAGCATTATCCTCTCCGCCGTCGTGGTTCTCATTTATGTGGGGCTTGGGGGGTTAACCTCGTCCATTTACAATGAGGTTCTGCAATTCTTTCTCATCTGGTTCGGCCTTCTGCTCATCCCCTTGCTTGGCTTGAGCGACCTGGGCGGCTGGAGCGGCATGATGGCCCGGCTTCCCGAGAGCTTCGGCCATCTGTGGGCGAATGTGGGCACCGCCTCCAACAATGCCATGGGCATCGATTGGCTGGGCATTGTTCTGGGGCTTGGCTTCGTGCTCTCCTTCGGGTACTGGACGACGGACTTCCTCGTCGTTCAGAGGACGCTGGCTGCACGTAACATGAGGGCCGCCCAGAACACCCCGATCATCGCCTCCCTTTTCAAAATGTTCGTCCCGCTGCTCGTCATCATCCCGGGCCTGATCGCCGCCGGCCTCTTCCCCGAGATCGGGAAAGCGGGCGGACCGAGCTACAACCTGGCTCTTCCTCTGCTGCTGCAGAAGTATTATCCGCCCGGGCTGCTCGGCCTGGGGCTGACGGCGATGCTCGCCAGCTTCATGAGCGGGATGGCCGGGAACGTCACGGCGTTCACCACCGTCTGGACCTATGACATTTACCAGGCCTACCTGAACAAGAACGCCGACGACAAGCACTACATCGCGATGGGCCGGTGGGCCATTGTCGTAGGAATTATTATCAGCATCGGGACGGCCTACATCGCGGAAAGCTTTCCGAGCATTATGGACTATATGCAGACGCTGTTCTCGTTCTTCAATGCGCCGCTGTTCGGAACCTTCCTGCTAGGGATGTTCTGGAGAAGGGCTACGCCATGGGGAGGCTTCTGGGGGCTGATCTGCGGAGTGGTCAGCGCCTTTCTGCTCTACTACCTCATTCCCGAAGGGTACTTCGGGAGCGCGGCGGCCGGCAACTTCTGGCGCGCCTGGTGGGCGTTCGTGATCACGGTCGTCATTACCGTCGTCGTCAGCTTTATGACGAAACGGAAGCCGGACGAAGAGCTGAAGGGGCTCGTGTACGGCTTGACCGACCGTCCCCATTACCAAGGCTTCGCGTGGTACAAGCGCCCCGGGGTGCTGGCCGGGATCGCCGCCGTTATTCTGATCGCCTTGAATTTATGGCTGTGGTGA
- a CDS encoding YqkE family protein, with product MAKKRQVPAPRPKAADEKPATLKDLLSPEVLEKLKAQADEMKADEEKRREAKRKQAEEARKAEQKRLDNDFAHLLENSKQNWRHFK from the coding sequence ATGGCCAAAAAACGACAGGTCCCCGCCCCCCGTCCGAAGGCGGCTGACGAGAAACCGGCCACGCTGAAGGATCTGCTGAGCCCCGAGGTGCTGGAGAAGCTGAAGGCACAGGCCGACGAAATGAAGGCCGACGAAGAAAAGCGCCGGGAAGCCAAGCGGAAGCAGGCGGAGGAAGCCCGCAAGGCGGAGCAGAAGCGGCTCGATAACGATTTCGCCCACCTGCTCGAGAACAGCAAGCAGAATTGGCGTCATTTTAAATAG